One Chryseobacterium indoltheticum DNA segment encodes these proteins:
- a CDS encoding quinol:cytochrome C oxidoreductase, with protein sequence MYSFSPKLKSTSIILLVVGLVLFAVGFFLNKGITTERIEHMMEAVHSAGHDSPTHSSEMVGPQDHAAHLEHAELQVHNQPLASLHFVAVFFFGVSCCVLFFYCIQHAAHAGWPIIITRVMEAIASYIPWGGAILIILMILNITHNGHLFHWMDPELTDPESAHFDVILFEKKIFLNIPFYAVRTLIYTIGASFFAWKLKAQSKKVDDTKSLVEYQYLYRWAVGYIAFFGFASAAWAWDWLMSIDPHWYSTMYIWYSMVSCLSSGIAVIILLSVYLKKNGFLPQFNDNHLHDLGVFLFATSMLWTYTWFAQFMLYWYANIPEEVNYFFGRFEHYSPTFLPMLVVNFLLPLLVLVSSSIKRNYKVVTTMAVVVILGHLLDYFNMVMPGTVGPYWNTPEVLLLILGAVLFIAGLFMFTVLSALAKLKLIPTGNPYLHESEIYEYPF encoded by the coding sequence ATGTATAGTTTTTCACCAAAATTAAAATCAACTTCTATTATCCTTCTTGTTGTAGGTTTAGTTTTATTTGCTGTAGGTTTCTTTTTAAATAAAGGAATTACTACAGAGAGAATAGAACACATGATGGAAGCAGTGCATTCTGCAGGTCATGATTCTCCTACGCATTCAAGCGAAATGGTAGGGCCTCAGGATCACGCTGCTCATTTGGAGCACGCAGAATTGCAGGTTCACAATCAGCCATTAGCTTCACTTCATTTTGTAGCAGTGTTTTTCTTCGGAGTAAGCTGTTGTGTACTGTTCTTTTACTGTATTCAGCACGCAGCTCACGCAGGTTGGCCAATTATTATCACAAGAGTAATGGAAGCTATTGCTTCTTATATTCCTTGGGGTGGTGCTATTTTAATTATCTTGATGATTCTTAATATCACACACAACGGTCACCTTTTCCACTGGATGGATCCTGAATTGACAGATCCTGAATCTGCACACTTTGATGTGATCTTATTTGAAAAGAAAATATTCTTAAATATTCCTTTCTACGCAGTAAGAACACTTATTTATACAATCGGGGCTTCATTCTTCGCATGGAAATTAAAAGCTCAGTCTAAAAAAGTAGATGATACAAAATCTTTGGTTGAGTATCAGTATCTTTACAGATGGGCAGTAGGATATATCGCATTCTTCGGGTTTGCTTCTGCGGCTTGGGCTTGGGACTGGTTGATGTCTATTGACCCACACTGGTATTCTACAATGTATATTTGGTATTCAATGGTTAGCTGTCTATCAAGTGGTATAGCGGTAATCATTTTATTGAGTGTATATCTTAAGAAAAACGGTTTCTTACCACAGTTTAACGACAATCACTTGCACGATTTAGGAGTTTTCCTTTTTGCTACAAGTATGCTTTGGACGTACACTTGGTTCGCACAGTTCATGTTGTACTGGTATGCAAACATCCCGGAAGAGGTAAATTATTTCTTCGGAAGATTTGAGCACTACTCTCCTACTTTCTTGCCTATGCTTGTTGTTAACTTCTTATTACCACTATTGGTATTGGTAAGTAGCAGCATCAAGAGAAACTACAAAGTAGTAACAACAATGGCAGTTGTGGTAATCTTAGGTCACCTTTTAGATTATTTCAACATGGTAATGCCGGGAACAGTAGGACCTTACTGGAATACTCCTGAAGTTCTGTTACTGATATTGGGTGCTGTTTTATTCATTGCAGGATTGTTTATGTTTACAGTGCTTTCTGCATTAGCTAAATTGAAATTGATTCCTACAGGTAACCCTTACTTACACGAATCTGAAATTTATGAGTATCCTTTCTAA
- a CDS encoding c-type cytochrome — translation MLKMKKNVLKITAILGLTTVLLNSCGPNENAPLVYFPDMYFPVAYDPLMKAQDAYSDHENEIPAFVRNNGATGLSPVEGSVAQNKDGVFEEGKLPKNPDEYNAGYDASKAISTSPLNPANAAKDIERGKILFDHTCSACHGTGGDGQGPIVQSGAYSGVPNYADREITVGSVHYVLTNGRNAMGSYAGQLNPGDRWRVAMYVMSAFKKNAAPAPAAATAATATTETTETKK, via the coding sequence ATGCTTAAAATGAAAAAGAATGTATTAAAAATTACAGCAATTTTAGGTTTAACTACAGTTTTACTTAATTCTTGCGGACCGAATGAAAATGCACCTCTAGTATATTTCCCGGATATGTATTTCCCAGTGGCATACGATCCGTTGATGAAAGCTCAGGATGCTTATTCAGATCATGAAAACGAAATTCCTGCATTTGTACGAAACAACGGTGCAACTGGTCTTTCTCCTGTAGAAGGTTCAGTAGCTCAAAATAAAGACGGAGTATTTGAAGAAGGTAAACTTCCTAAAAATCCGGACGAATATAACGCGGGTTATGATGCTTCAAAAGCAATAAGCACTTCTCCTCTTAATCCTGCTAATGCAGCTAAAGATATAGAAAGAGGTAAGATACTTTTTGATCATACTTGTTCAGCTTGTCACGGAACTGGTGGTGACGGACAAGGGCCGATCGTACAAAGCGGAGCTTATTCTGGTGTACCGAATTATGCAGACAGAGAAATCACTGTAGGATCTGTACATTATGTATTAACAAATGGTAGAAATGCAATGGGGTCTTATGCAGGTCAGCTAAACCCTGGAGACAGATGGAGAGTGGCAATGTATGTAATGAGTGCTTTCAAAAAAAACGCAGCTCCGGCTCCCGCAGCAGCAACAGCAGCGACAGCAACAACTGAGACTACCGAAACTAAAAAATAA
- a CDS encoding DUF3341 domain-containing protein yields the protein MSTTKIVYGLYADDDDLMNGVKAFNDKGIAINEVYTPFPVHGLDKALGLKKTRISDAAFIYALYGVSIGITVTWYIMNHDWAQNIGGKPSYSWVDNFPAFIDPMFELMVFCAAHMMSLTFFVRNKMYPGAPAQNPDPRTTDDKFLMEFVTQDVESVKQLLIETGVEEITVKDA from the coding sequence ATGAGCACCACTAAAATTGTATACGGACTTTATGCTGACGACGACGATTTAATGAACGGCGTGAAAGCATTCAACGATAAAGGAATTGCAATAAACGAAGTTTATACACCATTTCCTGTTCACGGGCTAGACAAAGCTTTGGGTTTAAAGAAAACCAGAATTTCTGATGCTGCATTTATCTATGCTTTATATGGAGTGAGTATCGGTATTACAGTGACTTGGTATATTATGAACCATGACTGGGCTCAAAATATAGGTGGTAAACCATCTTATAGCTGGGTAGACAACTTCCCTGCTTTTATTGACCCGATGTTTGAATTGATGGTATTCTGTGCAGCACACATGATGTCTCTTACTTTCTTTGTAAGAAATAAGATGTATCCTGGAGCTCCGGCACAAAACCCAGATCCTAGAACTACAGATGATAAATTTCTTATGGAGTTTGTCACTCAGGATGTAGAATCTGTAAAGCAGTTGCTTATCGAAACGGGAGTAGAAGAAATAACTGTTAAAGATGCTTAA